The following proteins are co-located in the Pseudomonas sp. DY-1 genome:
- a CDS encoding helix-turn-helix domain-containing protein has protein sequence MNGINQPLDLSNLPAGHYDAVCSPEAFANMCGVSDDTVMGWIKTGTIPAVKVKNSQLVNLERLCQDLEQGKDQFDEGGYAND, from the coding sequence ATGAACGGCATCAATCAACCCCTCGACCTCAGCAACCTGCCCGCTGGCCACTACGACGCGGTGTGCAGCCCGGAAGCCTTCGCCAACATGTGCGGCGTCTCCGACGACACCGTGATGGGCTGGATCAAGACGGGCACCATTCCAGCCGTAAAGGTGAAGAACTCCCAACTGGTGAACCTGGAGCGCCTGTGCCAGGACCTGGAGCAGGGCAAGGATCAGTTCGATGAGGGGGGCTACGCCAATGACTAG
- a CDS encoding DNA-binding protein gives MELEELSPTNLVGPQQDVEPIAAWADRNGVTCDTARAWVYRGIIPSVKLGKLRMVNCALLRQWLLEQEWTA, from the coding sequence ATGGAACTGGAAGAGCTCTCCCCGACCAACCTGGTCGGCCCGCAACAGGACGTAGAACCCATCGCCGCCTGGGCAGATCGCAACGGTGTCACCTGCGACACCGCCCGCGCCTGGGTGTATCGGGGAATCATCCCCTCGGTGAAGCTCGGCAAGCTGCGCATGGTGAACTGCGCCCTGCTCCGCCAGTGGCTTCTGGAACAGGAGTGGACCGCATGA
- a CDS encoding carboxypeptidase regulatory-like domain-containing protein, with protein sequence MAALKLINTVALLAASLLLSACFPVYKTLQPYAEAQVFDESGKRLSGTKTEVALISRASPYGYEQFRTVVHPGPAGIARFYKVKDFRFESLTMHGIQSFTWSWCVKSKGYETVTKSYRSDEQFKPYAQFVLKPGVSTACPEPEY encoded by the coding sequence ATGGCTGCTTTGAAACTGATTAATACAGTAGCGCTGCTGGCAGCATCCCTACTCCTGAGTGCCTGCTTTCCGGTCTACAAAACTCTACAGCCCTATGCTGAGGCGCAGGTGTTCGATGAGTCCGGGAAGCGATTGTCCGGCACGAAGACAGAGGTTGCTCTTATAAGTCGTGCATCTCCGTACGGCTATGAGCAATTCAGGACGGTTGTTCATCCTGGGCCTGCAGGCATCGCCAGGTTTTACAAGGTCAAGGACTTTCGATTCGAGTCCTTAACGATGCATGGGATTCAGAGTTTTACCTGGAGTTGGTGCGTAAAAAGTAAAGGTTACGAAACGGTTACTAAATCCTATCGAAGTGATGAACAATTCAAACCGTACGCACAGTTCGTACTCAAGCCGGGCGTCTCAACGGCTTGCCCTGAGCCTGAGTATTAA
- a CDS encoding type II toxin-antitoxin system RelE/ParE family toxin: protein MKAKPIIPRVLANQDIDDAISYYLSEATEQAALGFIDALERAYKHISRHPESGSSRYAHELDLPELRSWTLKRYPYLVFYIERDDHIDVWRVLHGIRDIPAWMQESDRQ, encoded by the coding sequence ATGAAGGCCAAGCCCATCATCCCCCGGGTACTGGCTAATCAGGATATCGACGACGCCATCAGCTACTACCTGAGCGAAGCAACCGAGCAAGCCGCTCTTGGCTTCATCGACGCCCTGGAGCGAGCCTATAAGCACATCAGCCGGCATCCCGAGTCGGGCTCATCGCGGTACGCCCACGAACTCGATCTGCCGGAACTGCGCTCCTGGACATTGAAGCGCTATCCCTACCTGGTCTTTTATATCGAACGTGACGATCACATTGATGTTTGGCGGGTGTTGCATGGGATAAGGGACATCCCAGCGTGGATGCAAGAAAGCGACAGACAATGA
- a CDS encoding type II toxin-antitoxin system ParD family antitoxin yields the protein MSTMNISLPDALKSFVDDQVSQRGYGTSSEYVRELIRKDQDRQRLRNLLLEGAASSPAAPADDTYFEALRNRVRNAKA from the coding sequence ATGAGCACCATGAACATCTCCCTGCCCGACGCCCTCAAGAGTTTTGTCGATGACCAGGTCAGCCAGCGCGGCTACGGCACCAGTAGCGAGTACGTTCGCGAACTGATCCGCAAGGACCAGGACCGACAGCGCCTGCGCAACCTGCTCCTGGAAGGCGCCGCCTCCTCCCCGGCCGCCCCGGCCGATGACACCTACTTCGAAGCACTGCGCAACCGGGTACGGAACGCCAAGGCATGA
- a CDS encoding efflux RND transporter permease subunit, translating to MNFSKIFIEKPIYAIVLSLVIFALGLVSIPLLPVGEYPEVVPPSVVVRAVYSGANPKEIAETVATPLEEAINGVEGIMYMKSVSGSDGTLQIIATFQPSVDPDTAAVRVQNRVNQALSRLPEEVRQYGVTTQKQSPTPLMYVSLYSEDPKYDSLYLRNYLTLNVKDELSRIQGIGDVGLYGAGDYAMRVWLDPDKLASRGLAVADVVSAIREQNAQASAGQLGAEPSPKSTNFLIPISVRGRLKTEDEFKEIVLKVGEQGQVVTLADVARIELGSGDYTMRVQKNGQNATTIGVFLSPGANALDVADAVYEKLDRLSADFPEGVKYQAVWDPTTFVRDSISSVKATLIEAVVLVILVVILFLQTWRASLIPLAAVPVSVVGTFVFLLLLGYSINTLTLFGLVLAIGIVVDDAIVVVENVERYIAEGLPPKAAAHKAMQEVSGPIIAIALVLCAVFVPMAFLSGITGEFYKQFAVTIAISTVISAINSLTLSPALAAKLLVPHSAPKDRFERLLAGCFGWLFTPFNRFFLKSSNGYGSAVGRSLGRRGMFMAFYVVLLGGTALLFNQVPSGFIPTQDKLYLFSGAQLPGGASLSRTAEVARQMSDAARSTEGVELVSDYIGFNALQTVNTPNVSASYVVLKPFAERTRSAEAINAELNEKFSKIKGGYTYALMPPPIQGLGNGSGYSLYLKDRGGLGYPALNDALTKLQAAIAATPGMSYPVTSYQANIPQLEVVVDRVKAKVQGVSVKEIFETLQTYLGAVYVNDFNKFGRVYRVMVQADAAHRQQISDIENLRVRSTSGAMVPISSVVRVEQSFGPDPVIRYNGYPAADLIGGTNPSILSSSQAIEKITKIAAKVLPQGIELEWTDLSYQEVTQSNSAIIVFPVAILLVFVTLAVLYESWILPFSVILIVPASIFSALFGVWMTGGDNNIFVQVGLVVLMGLACKNAILIVEFARELEMQGRATIDATIEACRLRLRPIIMTSIAFIAGSVPLLLGQGAGGEIRLATGVTVFAGMLGVTFFGLFLTPIFYVVIRKLSGESLARTEEENAPIFAAHR from the coding sequence ATGAACTTCTCAAAGATTTTTATTGAAAAGCCCATATACGCAATCGTGCTTTCCCTGGTGATCTTCGCACTTGGCCTGGTATCCATTCCACTGCTGCCGGTCGGCGAGTACCCGGAAGTGGTACCTCCGAGCGTCGTCGTACGTGCGGTCTATTCGGGCGCCAACCCGAAAGAAATCGCCGAGACCGTGGCAACACCACTGGAGGAAGCCATCAATGGCGTGGAAGGGATCATGTACATGAAGTCCGTTTCAGGCTCGGACGGTACCTTGCAGATCATCGCCACCTTTCAACCTTCGGTGGACCCTGACACCGCAGCGGTAAGGGTGCAGAACCGGGTCAACCAGGCACTGAGCCGTCTGCCGGAAGAAGTGCGTCAGTACGGCGTGACGACGCAAAAGCAGTCGCCCACCCCATTGATGTACGTGAGCCTGTATTCCGAGGACCCGAAGTACGACTCGCTGTACCTGAGGAACTACCTGACGCTGAACGTCAAAGACGAACTGTCGAGAATCCAAGGCATCGGGGATGTGGGGTTGTACGGTGCGGGCGATTACGCCATGCGGGTATGGCTGGATCCGGACAAGCTGGCTTCGCGCGGGCTCGCGGTCGCCGATGTGGTGAGTGCGATCAGGGAGCAGAACGCGCAAGCATCTGCCGGTCAACTGGGTGCGGAACCGTCCCCCAAATCGACGAATTTCCTGATCCCTATCAGCGTGCGCGGTCGCCTGAAAACCGAGGACGAATTCAAGGAGATCGTGCTCAAGGTCGGTGAGCAGGGCCAGGTCGTGACGCTTGCGGATGTGGCCAGGATCGAGCTTGGCTCCGGCGACTACACCATGCGCGTCCAGAAGAATGGACAGAATGCGACGACCATCGGTGTGTTCCTTTCGCCAGGAGCCAACGCCCTGGATGTGGCCGATGCGGTTTATGAAAAGCTCGACAGGTTGTCCGCCGACTTCCCCGAAGGGGTCAAGTATCAAGCCGTCTGGGACCCCACGACGTTCGTCCGGGATTCGATCAGTTCGGTCAAGGCCACCCTGATCGAAGCGGTTGTCCTGGTCATACTGGTCGTCATTCTTTTCCTGCAAACCTGGCGGGCCTCGCTCATCCCGCTTGCGGCGGTACCGGTTTCCGTCGTGGGTACCTTCGTATTCCTGCTTCTGCTCGGCTACTCCATCAACACCCTGACCCTCTTCGGTCTGGTGCTGGCGATCGGCATCGTGGTCGATGACGCCATCGTGGTCGTGGAGAACGTGGAACGTTACATCGCCGAAGGGCTGCCCCCTAAAGCGGCCGCGCACAAGGCCATGCAGGAGGTTTCCGGGCCGATCATCGCCATTGCACTGGTCCTGTGCGCCGTTTTCGTGCCGATGGCCTTCCTCTCGGGGATCACGGGCGAGTTCTACAAGCAGTTCGCAGTGACCATCGCCATCTCCACTGTGATCTCCGCGATCAACTCCCTCACCCTTTCTCCCGCCCTGGCGGCCAAGCTGCTCGTCCCCCACTCCGCGCCCAAGGACCGGTTCGAAAGATTGCTCGCCGGCTGCTTCGGCTGGCTGTTCACCCCCTTCAACCGCTTCTTCCTGAAAAGCTCCAACGGCTACGGTTCCGCGGTGGGCAGATCGCTGGGGCGGCGCGGCATGTTCATGGCGTTCTACGTCGTACTCCTGGGCGGCACGGCGCTGCTGTTCAACCAGGTTCCCAGCGGCTTCATTCCTACCCAGGACAAGCTCTACCTGTTCAGTGGCGCCCAGCTCCCAGGTGGCGCATCCCTTTCCAGGACAGCGGAGGTTGCTCGGCAGATGAGCGATGCTGCCCGCTCCACCGAAGGGGTCGAACTAGTCTCCGACTACATTGGCTTCAACGCACTGCAAACGGTAAACACGCCCAATGTCTCCGCTTCTTACGTGGTGCTGAAACCCTTCGCAGAGCGAACCAGGAGCGCAGAAGCGATCAATGCAGAGTTGAACGAGAAATTCTCGAAGATCAAAGGTGGTTACACCTACGCCTTGATGCCGCCACCAATCCAGGGGCTTGGCAACGGTTCGGGCTACTCGCTGTATCTGAAAGACCGTGGGGGCCTCGGATATCCCGCCCTCAACGACGCCTTGACCAAGCTTCAGGCGGCGATCGCCGCGACGCCCGGGATGTCCTATCCGGTGACGTCCTACCAGGCCAACATCCCGCAGCTTGAAGTGGTCGTGGACCGCGTGAAAGCCAAGGTCCAGGGCGTTTCGGTCAAGGAGATATTCGAGACGCTGCAGACCTATCTCGGTGCGGTGTATGTCAACGACTTCAACAAATTTGGTCGCGTGTACCGAGTCATGGTCCAGGCGGATGCCGCGCACCGGCAGCAGATCAGCGACATCGAGAACCTGCGCGTGAGGTCCACCAGCGGCGCAATGGTGCCCATCTCCTCGGTAGTGCGCGTTGAACAGAGCTTCGGACCGGACCCGGTCATCCGCTACAACGGCTACCCCGCTGCCGACCTCATCGGGGGAACGAACCCGAGCATCCTGTCGTCATCCCAGGCAATCGAAAAGATCACCAAGATTGCCGCGAAGGTGCTGCCGCAAGGGATCGAACTGGAATGGACAGACCTCAGTTATCAGGAGGTCACCCAGAGCAACTCCGCCATCATCGTCTTCCCGGTTGCGATCCTGCTGGTCTTCGTCACGCTGGCCGTGCTGTACGAAAGCTGGATATTGCCCTTCTCGGTGATCCTGATCGTCCCAGCCTCGATCTTCTCGGCCCTGTTCGGCGTCTGGATGACCGGCGGCGACAACAACATTTTCGTGCAGGTCGGCCTTGTCGTCCTGATGGGACTCGCCTGCAAGAACGCCATCCTGATCGTGGAGTTCGCACGCGAGCTTGAAATGCAGGGGCGCGCGACCATCGACGCCACCATCGAGGCATGTCGCCTGCGTCTGCGCCCCATCATCATGACGTCGATTGCGTTCATCGCTGGCTCCGTGCCTCTGCTGCTGGGCCAGGGTGCAGGCGGAGAGATTCGGCTGGCAACCGGAGTAACGGTCTTCGCCGGCATGCTGGGGGTTACGTTCTTCGGACTCTTCCTGACCCCCATTTTTTATGTGGTCATACGAAAATTGTCCGGAGAATCACTCGCACGCACCGAAGAGGAGAACGCGCCAATCTTTGCGGCTCACCGCTAA
- a CDS encoding efflux RND transporter periplasmic adaptor subunit — translation MITLPHYRRISDRAIRSFTGDKAPALALIAAMSLVLGACKEGAADTAVPSAAPTVDVARVVHKETQQWNEFNGRIAATDAVEIRPRVSGYIRQIAFEEGSEVKRGDLLFEIDPRPFEAELNSALARLEQAQAALTLAQAQDKRAQRLLPTSAISRDAADTKRAARVQSEALVREAKAAVAVAKLNVEFTKVRAPIDGKVSNALLTLGNLAIADQSVLTRVVSINPIYVYFDPDEKSFLNYTQKSQETHKTSFPVRIGLANEEGFPHSGTADFLDNVLDPQTGTIRARATLDNSHRKFTPGLFARVQLANNEKTDAILIDDKAILTDQNKKYVYVLATDNTVSRKDIVLGKLTEEGLRIVAKGLSKDDRIVVNGLHRSSPGAVVTPVEVTM, via the coding sequence ATGATCACTCTCCCCCACTACAGAAGAATCTCGGACCGGGCAATTCGCTCATTTACCGGCGATAAGGCCCCGGCCTTGGCGTTGATTGCAGCAATGTCGCTCGTGCTCGGCGCTTGCAAGGAAGGCGCAGCAGATACAGCGGTGCCAAGCGCGGCACCCACCGTTGATGTCGCGCGAGTCGTGCATAAGGAAACTCAGCAATGGAATGAATTCAACGGGCGAATCGCAGCCACCGACGCTGTTGAAATCCGCCCTCGGGTAAGTGGCTATATCCGCCAGATCGCGTTTGAAGAAGGAAGTGAAGTCAAGCGGGGCGACTTGCTGTTTGAAATTGATCCACGTCCCTTCGAGGCTGAATTGAACAGTGCGCTGGCGCGCCTGGAACAGGCCCAGGCGGCACTGACACTGGCCCAGGCCCAGGACAAGCGCGCTCAGCGATTGCTGCCGACAAGCGCCATTTCCCGGGATGCCGCCGATACCAAACGTGCTGCCCGGGTTCAAAGTGAAGCCTTGGTAAGGGAAGCGAAGGCCGCGGTTGCCGTGGCGAAGCTGAATGTGGAATTCACCAAGGTCCGAGCCCCGATCGATGGCAAAGTAAGCAATGCATTGCTGACACTCGGAAACCTTGCCATTGCAGATCAGTCGGTGCTGACCAGAGTCGTCTCAATCAACCCCATTTATGTTTACTTCGACCCGGATGAAAAGAGTTTCCTTAACTACACACAAAAGAGTCAGGAAACACACAAGACGAGTTTTCCTGTGCGTATTGGCCTGGCCAACGAGGAAGGCTTTCCCCACTCGGGCACAGCCGACTTCCTGGACAACGTCCTCGATCCGCAGACGGGCACAATCCGCGCACGCGCAACGCTGGATAACTCCCACCGAAAGTTCACTCCAGGCCTCTTTGCAAGAGTTCAATTGGCAAACAATGAAAAGACGGATGCCATTCTTATTGACGACAAGGCGATCCTGACTGATCAGAACAAGAAATATGTCTATGTGCTGGCAACGGACAATACGGTCAGCCGGAAAGATATCGTTCTCGGAAAACTTACAGAAGAAGGGCTTCGTATCGTTGCGAAAGGGCTTTCTAAAGATGACCGCATCGTAGTCAACGGCTTGCACAGATCCAGCCCGGGTGCAGTCGTTACACCCGTTGAAGTCACCATGTAA
- a CDS encoding co-regulatory protein PtrA N-terminal domain-containing protein — MKFLKLVFLCAVVGVSAPVFAEGGSDRLIERIDSLHSAATRN, encoded by the coding sequence ATGAAATTTCTCAAGCTTGTTTTTCTTTGCGCAGTAGTTGGAGTTTCAGCACCTGTTTTTGCAGAAGGAGGCAGTGATCGACTGATTGAACGAATCGACTCTCTCCACTCTGCTGCCACTCGCAACTAG
- a CDS encoding carboxymuconolactone decarboxylase family protein — MSSKRLNYYQAAPQAMKAMLGLEKAASESILPRSLRELVRIRASQINGCAYCVDMHTTDASKEGETLRRLMAVSTWKETPFFDERERAALLWTETLTLVAATHAPDDIYEKVAAVFSDQELAELTFVIAAINAWNRFGVGFAMQPE, encoded by the coding sequence ATGAGCTCGAAACGCCTCAATTACTACCAAGCCGCTCCTCAAGCCATGAAAGCCATGCTTGGCCTCGAGAAAGCCGCTTCCGAATCGATCCTCCCGCGCTCCCTGCGCGAGTTGGTGCGTATCCGAGCTTCGCAGATCAACGGCTGCGCCTACTGCGTCGATATGCACACCACTGATGCGAGCAAGGAAGGCGAAACCCTTCGGCGCCTGATGGCGGTCAGCACATGGAAGGAAACGCCGTTCTTCGACGAACGCGAACGCGCCGCCCTGCTGTGGACCGAAACACTGACCCTGGTTGCAGCCACGCATGCGCCGGACGACATCTACGAAAAAGTGGCCGCCGTGTTCAGCGACCAGGAGTTGGCCGAACTGACCTTCGTCATCGCCGCCATCAATGCCTGGAATCGGTTTGGCGTTGGCTTCGCCATGCAACCGGAGTGA
- a CDS encoding LysR family transcriptional regulator: protein MAFDRLEAMRAFCRIVEVGSFTGAAESLSVAKTTISGQIQGLESLLGVKLLHRTTRRVTPTTDGAAYYERARAVLDDLDELEASVAQSRSVARGRVRVEMPSPVGACLIIPSLPDFATLHPQIQLDIGCSERVVDLVQEGIDCAFRGGPVADQGLVCRPVGQMRFCLCASPAYLSDSVPILEPGDLLQHRYLGFTFPGSGKQMTPVLRRGDESFTVDQLPAMRFNNGGAYITAGLAGLGIVSVPLAEASPHLQTGKLVEVLPGWALGSMPISLVYPYSRHLSARVRVFADWAAALMASDPLWKL, encoded by the coding sequence ATGGCTTTTGATCGATTAGAGGCAATGCGCGCGTTCTGCCGCATTGTCGAAGTGGGAAGCTTCACCGGTGCAGCGGAGTCGCTGAGCGTGGCGAAGACAACGATTTCCGGGCAGATCCAGGGGCTTGAATCGCTACTGGGCGTGAAGCTGCTGCACAGAACCACCCGAAGGGTGACCCCGACCACTGATGGCGCCGCCTACTATGAGCGCGCACGTGCGGTACTGGATGACCTCGATGAACTTGAAGCCTCGGTTGCGCAAAGTCGCAGCGTGGCGCGGGGGAGGGTGAGGGTCGAGATGCCTTCGCCGGTCGGTGCATGCCTCATCATCCCGTCGCTGCCTGACTTCGCGACGCTCCATCCGCAAATCCAACTGGACATAGGTTGCAGCGAGCGCGTGGTCGACCTCGTGCAGGAAGGCATCGACTGCGCGTTCCGGGGCGGGCCGGTCGCGGATCAGGGGCTGGTGTGTCGTCCCGTTGGGCAAATGCGGTTTTGCCTTTGTGCATCGCCGGCTTATCTAAGCGACTCGGTGCCGATACTTGAGCCGGGCGATTTGCTGCAGCACCGGTATCTCGGTTTCACCTTTCCGGGCTCAGGCAAGCAGATGACCCCCGTGCTCCGGCGGGGCGATGAAAGCTTCACGGTCGACCAGTTGCCAGCGATGCGTTTCAACAATGGTGGTGCGTACATAACGGCGGGCCTGGCAGGGCTTGGCATCGTTTCAGTCCCGCTTGCCGAAGCCAGTCCGCACCTTCAGACAGGGAAGCTGGTTGAGGTGTTGCCTGGCTGGGCACTGGGCAGCATGCCGATCAGTCTCGTGTACCCATACTCACGACACCTGTCGGCCAGGGTACGGGTATTCGCCGATTGGGCGGCGGCGCTGATGGCAAGCGACCCGCTCTGGAAGTTGTAG
- a CDS encoding SOS response-associated peptidase: protein MCGRYVSPSERAIEDYWHIGARDSGRWIQSFNVAPTTQVPLLRLDRQGELELIPARWGLIPSWWKEEKPPLHAVFARSEEAASKPLWRQGLRSQRCLMPAQGWYEWNPQEQVRSARGRLVHQPYYLYSPNDPMLAIAAIWASWTGPDGQEVISCALLTRDAAPSISAIHNRMPVILPQEQFSPWLSPGTKEEQVHQAIGQARGDFTGHAVSTRVNSAQNDDEQLIEAIAEPES from the coding sequence ATGTGTGGACGCTATGTCAGCCCCTCCGAGCGTGCCATCGAAGACTACTGGCATATCGGTGCCCGGGACTCGGGACGCTGGATCCAGAGCTTCAATGTTGCGCCCACTACCCAAGTGCCCCTATTGCGCCTTGACCGGCAAGGCGAACTGGAGCTGATTCCCGCACGCTGGGGACTGATACCGTCCTGGTGGAAAGAGGAAAAGCCTCCACTGCATGCCGTCTTCGCTCGCAGTGAAGAAGCCGCCAGCAAGCCGCTGTGGCGCCAGGGCTTGCGCAGCCAGCGCTGCCTGATGCCCGCCCAGGGCTGGTATGAATGGAACCCCCAGGAGCAGGTACGCAGTGCCCGCGGCCGCCTGGTACATCAGCCCTACTACCTCTACAGCCCGAACGACCCGATGCTGGCGATTGCCGCCATCTGGGCCTCCTGGACAGGCCCGGACGGACAGGAAGTCATCTCCTGCGCCCTTCTCACCCGGGATGCAGCGCCCTCCATCAGCGCCATTCACAACCGCATGCCCGTAATACTTCCCCAGGAGCAGTTCAGTCCGTGGCTCAGCCCCGGCACCAAGGAGGAACAAGTTCACCAAGCCATCGGCCAGGCGCGCGGAGATTTCACCGGGCACGCGGTTTCCACACGTGTGAACAGTGCACAGAACGATGATGAGCAGTTGATCGAGGCGATTGCCGAACCCGAATCCTGA
- a CDS encoding M28 family metallopeptidase: MTHKYNVRRVVGSLFLAASTSTLAAPAADGDAFGEFWSPGKPNPAICKSPLLVGTPLGLPRCLEAGNVMHRLQQLQDIATLNDGNRAAGLPGYQASIDYVKKTLEHAGYQVRVQPFPFTAFFPKGPGTLQALVPQPADYVWEEDFNYLSQTDPGDVSAPVVAVDLSLGAGNTSTSGCEAEDFAGFPSGAIALVQRGSCNFELKAENAAAAGAAGVIIFNQGNTEDRKGLENVTLGDTYEGGIPVLFATYDNGVAWSQTPGLQLRMVADVIREKTQTFNLVAETRRGDPKNVVMAGAHLDSVFEGPGINDNGSGSAALLEMAVLLRKAHPQNKVRFAWWGAEESGLVGSTFYVNSLSDEERKKIKAYLNFDMIGSPNFGNFIYDGDGSSFGLPGPAGSAAIERLFEAYFKLRSEPFEGTQIDFRSDYAQFFEVGIPFGGLFTGAEDIKSEEQAQKYGGAAGQPFDPCYHQGCDTTANIDLNALEINGDAMAFATSWLSLSTKIIDDEIAAAAEQAKGVTTLRQQSVRQAERWGNHYVK; this comes from the coding sequence ATGACCCACAAGTACAACGTCAGACGTGTTGTTGGTTCCCTGTTTCTTGCCGCTTCAACTTCCACCCTTGCTGCGCCGGCTGCCGATGGCGATGCCTTCGGCGAATTCTGGAGTCCCGGCAAACCCAACCCCGCCATTTGCAAATCGCCTTTGCTGGTCGGTACGCCCTTGGGCCTGCCGCGTTGTCTGGAGGCGGGCAATGTGATGCACCGCCTGCAGCAGTTGCAGGACATCGCCACGCTCAACGATGGCAACCGCGCGGCCGGCCTGCCGGGCTACCAGGCTTCGATCGATTACGTGAAGAAGACGCTGGAACACGCCGGCTACCAGGTGCGGGTTCAACCCTTCCCCTTCACCGCCTTCTTCCCGAAGGGACCGGGCACCCTGCAGGCACTGGTGCCGCAACCGGCCGACTACGTCTGGGAGGAGGACTTCAACTACCTGTCGCAGACCGACCCCGGTGATGTCAGCGCGCCGGTCGTGGCGGTGGACCTGTCCCTCGGGGCCGGCAATACCTCCACCAGCGGCTGCGAGGCGGAAGATTTCGCTGGCTTTCCCAGCGGCGCGATCGCTCTGGTCCAACGCGGCAGCTGCAACTTCGAGCTGAAGGCGGAGAATGCCGCGGCTGCAGGTGCGGCGGGCGTGATCATCTTCAACCAGGGCAACACCGAGGACCGCAAGGGCCTTGAGAACGTCACCCTGGGAGACACCTACGAGGGTGGCATCCCGGTGCTGTTCGCCACCTATGACAACGGCGTGGCCTGGTCCCAGACTCCTGGCCTGCAATTGCGCATGGTCGCGGATGTGATTCGCGAGAAGACACAAACCTTCAACCTGGTGGCGGAGACCCGGCGTGGCGATCCGAAGAACGTGGTGATGGCCGGCGCGCACCTGGACTCGGTGTTCGAGGGGCCAGGTATCAACGACAACGGCTCGGGCAGCGCGGCCTTGCTGGAAATGGCCGTACTGCTGCGCAAGGCGCACCCGCAGAACAAGGTGCGTTTCGCCTGGTGGGGCGCCGAGGAGTCGGGGCTGGTGGGCTCGACGTTCTACGTCAACAGCCTGAGCGATGAGGAGCGGAAGAAGATCAAGGCCTACCTGAACTTCGACATGATCGGTTCGCCGAACTTCGGCAACTTCATCTATGACGGCGATGGTTCCTCCTTTGGCCTGCCGGGTCCGGCAGGTTCTGCTGCCATCGAGCGCTTGTTCGAGGCCTACTTCAAGCTTCGCAGCGAGCCCTTCGAAGGTACCCAGATCGATTTCCGCTCCGACTATGCGCAGTTCTTCGAGGTGGGCATCCCCTTCGGTGGCCTGTTCACGGGCGCCGAAGATATCAAGAGCGAGGAGCAGGCACAGAAGTATGGCGGCGCTGCCGGCCAGCCCTTCGACCCGTGCTACCACCAGGGTTGCGACACCACCGCCAACATCGACCTGAACGCCCTGGAGATCAACGGCGACGCCATGGCGTTCGCCACCAGCTGGCTGTCACTGTCGACGAAGATCATCGACGACGAGATCGCCGCGGCCGCCGAACAGGCGAAAGGTGTCACCACCCTGCGTCAGCAGTCGGTGCGCCAGGCCGAGCGCTGGGGTAATCACTACGTGAAATGA
- the imuA gene encoding translesion DNA synthesis-associated protein ImuA — MGAVVALDALLNERRVWKGQPGALLSGSCQPTGLAALDRVLPGGGWPEAALSEILTPATGLGELRLLWPTLARLTASAERVVLVAPPHIPYPQAWQAAGVDLRWLALVEASGRDALWAAEQCLRSGSCGAVLCWPQQVDDRALRRLQVAAETGQTLAFAYRPLEAALNPSPAALRIAVDGWPAQLRVLKCRGGLPSATPIALAR; from the coding sequence ATGGGCGCTGTCGTTGCCCTCGATGCCCTGCTCAATGAGCGGCGGGTCTGGAAAGGCCAGCCCGGCGCGTTGCTGTCCGGCAGCTGCCAGCCCACCGGCCTGGCCGCCCTGGATCGGGTCCTGCCCGGCGGTGGCTGGCCCGAAGCCGCACTCAGCGAAATCCTCACTCCAGCCACGGGCCTGGGTGAGTTGCGCCTGCTCTGGCCCACCTTGGCGCGGCTGACCGCCAGTGCCGAGCGCGTGGTGCTGGTGGCGCCACCGCATATTCCTTATCCACAGGCCTGGCAGGCGGCAGGCGTGGACCTGCGCTGGCTGGCACTGGTGGAGGCGAGCGGGCGCGATGCCCTCTGGGCGGCCGAGCAATGCCTGCGTTCCGGCAGTTGCGGTGCGGTGCTCTGCTGGCCGCAGCAGGTCGATGATCGCGCCCTGCGCCGTTTGCAGGTGGCCGCGGAAACCGGCCAGACGCTGGCCTTCGCCTATCGCCCCCTGGAGGCCGCCCTGAACCCCTCGCCGGCGGCCTTGCGCATCGCCGTCGACGGATGGCCGGCGCAATTGCGGGTGCTCAAGTGCCGGGGCGGCCTTCCATCGGCGACCCCCATCGCCCTGGCTCGATGA